A genomic stretch from Telopea speciosissima isolate NSW1024214 ecotype Mountain lineage chromosome 7, Tspe_v1, whole genome shotgun sequence includes:
- the LOC122667531 gene encoding uncharacterized oxidoreductase At4g09670-like encodes MNRREKANMVDNPVRFGIIGCAEIAKKVSRAINLAPNSIIYAIGSRSIEKAQKFATENGLSETVKIYGSYEEVLEDPCVDAVYMPLPTTLHVQWAVLAAQTKKHLLLEKPTALKVADLNQILNACESNGVQFMDGSMWMHHPRTKKMKEMLSDPKLFGQLRLIHSTSTFSETQEFFENNIRVKPDLDALGALGDTSWYCIMAILWAVNYQLPKTVTALPFPTCNSDGVILACGASFQWGEQDIKIATFYCSFLSNVSMDLAVYGSNGSLHLKDFIIPYQENSASFDFSSGAKFTELHLGWNLKPTQVQVASELPQEALMVQEFATLVNSIRSSGCKPDRKWPEISRKTQLVLDAVMKSIELGFKPVDL; translated from the exons ATGAACAGAAGAGAAAAAGCAAACATGGTGGATAATCCAGTCCGTTTTGGAATTATAGGATGTGCAGAAATAGCAAAGAAAGTATCCAGAGCTATAAATCTAGCTCCAAATTCGATCATCTATGCAATTGGAAGCCGTTCGATCGAGAAGGCACAGAAATTTGCGACAGAGAATGGCTTATCAGAGACTGTTAAGATCTATGGAAGCTATGAAGAAGTCCTCGAAGATCCATGTGTGGATGCTGTTTATATGCCACTTCCAACAACCCTTCATGTCCAGTGGGCAGTCTTGGCAGCACAGACGAAGAAACACTTGTTGCTGGAGAAGCCAACAGCCCTGAAGGTGGCTGACCTGAACCAGATCTTGAATGCCTGTGAATCAAATGGAGTGCAATTCATGGATGGTAGCATGTGGATGCATCACCCTAGAActaagaagatgaaggagatgttATCTGATCCCAAGCTTTTTGGCCAGCTTAGATTG ATACATAGCACATCAACATTCTCAGAAACTCAAGAATTCTTTGAGAACAACATAAGGGTGAAGCCAGACTTGGATGCCCTTGGTGCATTGGGAGATACAAGTTGGTATTGCATCATGGCCATCTTGTGGGCGGTCAACTACCAATTACCGAAGACTGTAACTGCTTTACCTTTTCCAACTTGCAATTCCGACGGAGTCATCTTGGCCTGTGGTGCCTCTTTCCAATGGGGAGAACAGGACATCAAGATTGCAACTTTTTACTGCTCTTTCCTCTCTAATGTGTCCATGGACCTCGCTGTCTATGGTTCTAACGGATCCCTTCATCTCAAAGACTTCATCATCCCTTACCAAGAGAACTCTGCTTCATTTGACTTCTCATCTGGGGCAAAATTTACAGAACTGCACTTGGGTTGGAATCTGAAACCAACCCAGGTTCAAGTGGCTTCAGAACTTCCTCAAGAGGCTTTAATGGTTCAAGAGTTTGCAACACTGGTCAACAGCATTAGAAGCTCTGGGTGCAAACCTGATAGGAAATGGCCTGAGATTAGTAGGAAGACTCAACTGGTTCTGGATGCTGTTATGAAATCTATTGAGCTTGGATTTAAGCCTGTTGACCTGTGA